The genomic DNA GCGCGCAAGGAGCTTGAGGAGCTGTACCTTCACCGTTTGAAATCAAAGTATCTATTTGAACCAATGCATCACTCATAGGTAGAGCTGCAACAGCAACAACAGTACGTGTAGGGCGAGAACCGGGGAAGAATTTTGCATAAACTTCATCAATAGCATCCATATCTGAGATATTCTTAACGAATACATTGATTTTAACAACATCGTCCATTACGTGGTCGATACTTTCTACAATGGCTTTGATGTTTTTCAAACACTGCTCAGCTTGCTCTTTAACACCACCAGCTATAATTTTACCTGTCTTTGGATCGATAGCTAGTTGGGCAGAAAAATTATTATAATGAGAAAAAGCTACAGTCTGTGTAGATACAGAACACTTTGGTGCATTTTCTGTGTTTCGTGAAACTTTTATGATCTTGTCACTCATAATGATATATCTCTTTTTAGTTTTATATTATGCCATTTTTTAATGGTGAGCAAACCTAATCAAAAAAACTAATCTTGTTGTATAAGAATATTGAATTTCAAAGATTATTTTATCTGACTTATTCTCTGTTTTTTTTCTTCTCCATTCTTGAATTGAATTAATAACTGAAATGAAAAAATATGCATATAACTTATTGAAAAACAAGAATAAATATAAGGTGGATGCTAAACCTAATTCTTGTTATGTTTTCAAATTAGTGATTTCTTCAAGGAGAAAATTCATGAGGATTCAGAAGGTTAGACTAGCGGTTTTTACGCTTATAAAAGACTTAATGTTAGGGAGGTTTTAAGCTCAATCATTGCCTTCATTTAGTTAAAACCAAATGTTTTTTTTGAACTACTCATCAAACTACTTTACTTTACAGGCTAAATAAATATATGCCGATAGAAGAAGTATAAATACTAAATATTTATTCAAATGATATTTTCTGGCCTCCTCCATGAAAATTAAGCTTTTACAGGATTTTGCGGTAATAATTGTGCTACTTCATGCCCTAGACTGGCTTATCAATTGATTTGGGACTTGTTTTAATGGCAATAAATTATCCTGATTTGTCATGAATTGGGTGAATGACACTAATTTATTGATAAAAACAGAGAGAATCGGGGAGTCTTGATTTGGAACGGAGCGTTCTATTTGTCATGAAGTCTAAAAGATATAAAGCTCACATTAAATTAAAGCCAGCTTATTCAGAAACTTCTGCTGAACGAAGCTTCAGTATATAATAACCAATGGTTATTTCTTAAATCCTCAATCCCAACTTTATTGGAATAAAAAATGTTTGTTGCGTTATCATGAAACCAGATTGAAGATAAATATCAAATTCTTCACTAAACCTATAGTTTAATCCTCCGCCTAATTCTATTAGTGCACTCCCTGTTCCGTTTTTATACTGGTTACAAATATGATTATATCCAATTTTGAGATTTATTAAAGGGGTCAGTTTGGTTTTTAATGGTAGGTAATCAAAATCTGAAAAAATAGAAACTCCACTGATGCCTTCGAAGTTTACATACCCAAGGCCAATACCTGCGAATAATTTGTTTTTAAATTGGATTCCATTGATGAGATTAAGATCTATTCCATTTTGTTCTTTATTAAGATTGTATCCTTTCCAATTCGGACCCGCTTCCACTTGAACCATGGTATATTGAAATCCTAAATAGCCAGTTTCAATTTTCCCGGAATATTCTATTTGTGTTAAGCTTTTACTCCGAATATAGTCAGCAAGATTATAATTGGAATTATTCTTTTCATTTATATGTTTTGATTAGTATTGAGGGTTTCATTTTTTGGCCAACTATTATAATTTATTTCATTCAACCTCTTCAAATACTTGAGTGTTGAATGCTTATTTAGGACCATTTGAGGGTTTTTGCTCAATATTAATACCTTTTTATAATCAACCCCGTTGATATTTTTTGTTCGAGCATCTACTACAGCCACTTCATTAGGTATTTCATAGTTTTCAAATTCGATCAATTTGTTTTTGGATTCCTTGTTAATATTGAGTAATTCCCTCAAATACTCCTCAGTACCAAATGGATTCATCAAGAATTCAAATCCTTCTAATTCATAAGTTAATTTACATTCTCCTTCTTCAGTCAAATGAATTACAAATATTCCTCCTTCGTCATGAGAATCGCCTAAAACTATTCCTCCAGAAGCTCCATCAACTATTAAATCATTCTTAAGCAAAAATGATAAAACTTCAGGTTCAATAACGCTGTTATGACTTAGTTCTTTAAATATTAGATTTGTATTCATATTCCTTAATTTCTTTTGAAAGTGAGGATTTCGTAAATTAACCTAGATGTAAATTAAAAAAATCTTGTGAGCATCCTTTATTATTTACTATTATAAAATGATATTCATATACGAAATTCCATTTCTCGAATTCCATTTTTTTTATTATCTCATTTCATAAATCACGATATTGTTTGAGTCTGCTTATTTAATAAAAAAGCTATAACAAAGAGTCCTTTCCCTAAAGTAAATGTGCTAATTCTTTTCTTTTAATATATTCAGATTTTTAGATTTACAACTGAAACCCAAATTGTATATGTACTTATTTTAGCTCCTGTTCTGTATCCATCGATAAAATCCGACCGTATTTTTAATAATTGTTTGTACTCTTTCTGATTCACAGTTTTTATTATGTTTAGAGAAAGAGCTAATTACATCTTGTTCGCTTTTGATTAAATCATAATTTGTCCATTCAATAACATATTTATTTTCCTTAGTTCCATTTCTAAAAGGAACATCAAATTTTCGAATTAAAATATCATTATTAACATTACATAGTCGATTAGCTAAGCCTTTAGCCTCGGGTTCTTTCAAAAATTCAAAACATTCATGACTTACAATTGCCCCTGCCCAAGATTGTGTGTTTTCAATTTCGTAAGCTTTAGTTAAACCTTTTCCTAAAATTGTCGTTCCATATTCATTTTTTAAAACTGAAACTTCATCCACAGAAATCCCACCCCGTAAAGGAATTCCACCGCCTATTGAAGAACTCAATAAAATTCTACTTATAGCTAATAAATATAGAAAGCCTTTCATAGATGTGTCTTTTTGAATTATAATTACACTGTCAGAAATAATATATATTTCTAGAGTATCAATTTCTTTCGTACCTAATGTTGGCATGATTCCATAGATTAATTTCAACATTGGCAACACCGTTTCTATAGTGTCATACAATGCAAAATCATAAATTTCAAGTAAATCTTCATGTGAATTTCTACTCACTAAATCTTTAAAACCCAAAATGTCAAAAAACGCTACAAAAGATTTATTCATATTTAATAGTTTATTAATGGCTTACTATTAACTTTTTTATACATAAGTTTGGTAAAATTACCACAAATTAATATACGATAATAAGGAATAACTAAACTGTTGAAAAGTTCTAGTTTTAACATTTAACCAAAAAAAATCCCCCAGCCAAAAATGACCAGGGGAAATATATAAATTGATTTAGAGATTCAATTTTAAACAATTGCTATTATTCAAAAGCAGCTTTAAACTCATCAGCAAAACGCTTCATAATGTGATCTGCGCTATTGGTGAATGGGCTTTCATTACCTTCTTCATTAGTATAAACCAATTGGTGCTTCTCTTCAGATTTATTTGGAGGAAGGAACTTAATCATTTCCGCGTTTACATCTGTTAAATCAGCTAATCCATTATGACCCATTTTGGCTAAAAGTTCGATGAGCTGGACGGGATTGGTCTTCTCTACTTTTGGAGCAAAGGAGGCTTCGAAAGTTTGAATATACTTCTGAGTGTTGGTAAAGCTACCGCCAGTTTCCACAGGGAAAGAAGCCGGAAGAATAATATCAGCACGCTTGGCAGTTTCTGTCATGAAATAATCCTGAACTACTTTGAATTCCATCTTATCCATGCAAGAACCTTGGCTAATGTCGTGCTTGGTAGTTCCAACTGGATCTTCTCCAAAGATAAATCCATTCTTAATTTTACCACCTTTTATAAGTTCCTTAAGCGTATTTACTTCTTTTGGCATATCCACACCCCAAACTGCTTTGGCTTTGTCTTGTGCCTCTTGAGAAGCTGCACCAATGCCACCAGTTAATAAGCAAGGACGAGCACCCATATCGAAAATACCCTGAGAGTTGTTCTTCTCTTTTAGTGAAATAATTCCGTTGGCTGTCTTGCCTAATTTACCACTGATAAGTGCCAGATTATAAACTTCGCGGGCTGCTTCTGCTGTTAGATCCTCCTCAGAATAAACAATGATATTATTCATCTCGTGGAGGTATTCTTTTACAAAGGCTTCTAAATCGCCAACGCATTTAATACCAGACTTCTCGATTAACTGTTTATAATCTTCAGCCAATACCGCTTTCTTATAATCTTCGAAACCTTCGGTTCTGCCATCGATAAACATAGCATTTTCCAAACCATTACTCAATAGATAATGGTTAGCGGCTTTAAAGAAATAATAATAGCTGTCTACCTCGCCTAAGCTGGCATATTTATGAGCTAATTTCTCGCAACATTTAGGATTTAATACGGCAACATCTATTTCATTCTTATAGAAGGCATTCTGGATTTTATATCCAACCACAGGATTCTTCTCAAAGATTTCGTTACCGATTAAATATACTTTATTGCTGTCTTTAATTTGATTGAAAGGTACATTGTCATTTGCTGATTGACCATAGAATCCACCCCTGTTCAAATAACTGAAACTACCCACATTATTAGTTTTAGCAGCAGCACGAGCTATCTTTTGTACCAAGTAAATTTCCTCGTTACTCAAGCGGCTACCTGCCATAAATACATTCTCGTCGGCCTCAACGGATTCAATTCTACCTTTGATGATGTCATAAGCTTCTTCGAAACTAATTTCTTTGAAACTACCATCGGCTTGCTTCATTTGTGGTTTGGTGATTCTATTTACATCGTTCATATAGCGATATCCAAACTTTGCCAATTGACATAAATTACCATCCTCATTAATCTGTCCTTCGCCACCTGTTACCTTCATGGTGAACTCATTGTGATGGTTGATGTTTAAGGTACAACCCACAGAGCAAAGATTACAAATCACTTCTGCTTTTTCTTCTACCAATGGACCAGGCTTAAAGAAGAAGTTTTCGCTAATAGCAGCAGTAGGACAAGTAGAGATACAAAGGCCACAGCTTTCGCAATTGGTATCTGTTAAGCTTTCGCCCATGCTTGGAGCTACTATGGTATCGAAACCACGGTTCACTAAACCAAGAGCATTGGCACCCACTACTTCTTTACAAATCCTCACACAACGTGCACAAAGGATACACTTGTTATTGTCTATCTCGATAAATGGATGACGGAAATCAACTTGATATTCGTGATATTCGCCAGCATATTTTTCTTGTTCGGCATCGTATTCTGTAGCATACTTTTTCAAGTCACAATCGTAATATTCCACACAACCACACTCTAAACAGCGGTTGGCTTCGTGATTACAAACATCCTTGTCAGCATATCCCAATTCTACTTCTTTAAAGTTGAAACGGTCATCAGTTTCTAGAACAGGCATTTCTTCGCGAATCTGCTTGTCGTAACGACCCACATAATCTTCAGCTATTTGAGGCTTGAAATTATCGCGCTTGCTTAAGAATTCTTTTTCTGGAGCAGAAAACTCTTCTCCCATCATAAATTGATGAGCAGAACGAGAAGCGATTTGAGCTTGAGCTATGGCCTCAATAATAGTCGCAGGACCAGAAACGCCATCACCAGCTGCAAATACATTAGGGATACCAGTTTGTAAAGTTGCTCTAGCCGCATCTAAATCACCCCAACGATTGATCTTTAATTCGCCTTCGCCAGCATGCTTATTGATATCGTCGATAAAGTTAACTCTGGTCTTTTGACCAATAGCAGCTAAGATATAATCTACGTCTAATTCGTATTCGCTACCTTCAATTGGAACAGGTCTTCTACGGCCAGAAGCATCAGGCTCACCCAATTCCATTTTAATCACGTTCACTGATTTCAAAACGCCATTCTCATCTTTATTCACCTTTGTTGGGTTATTGAGGAATAAATACTCAATTCCCTCTAACTTAGATTCGTGAATTTCGATGGGGTTAGCTGGCATTTCTTTTTCTGTACGACGATAAATAACGTATACTTTCTCAGCACCACAACGCATAGCCGTTCTACAACAGTCCATGGCAGTATTACCACCACCAACAACCGCTACCGTTTTGCCTTTAAAATCCATTTTCTGGCCTGTTACTTCCATTTGTTTTAGGAAGTCGATTCCAGAGAATACATTTTGAGCATCGTCACCTTCACAACCAATTAAAGTTCCTTTTTGAGAACCAATGGTGAGGATAGTAGTATCATATTTCATTTTAAGCTCTTGATAGCTTAAATTTTCTCCTAAGTTCTGGTTATAGTGAATAGTTGTTCCAAGGTCAGTGATGTTTTTCACTTCAGCATCTAAGATATCATTGGGTAAACGATACTCAGGAATACCATAACGTAGCCATCCTCCAGATTTTGGAGCGGCTTCGTAAATATCAACTTGGTGTCCCTTAATTTGTAAGAAGTGAGCTGCTGACAAACCACCAGGGCCTGCACCAATAACCGCTACTCTTTTACCTGTAGAAGGGGCTATTTCAGGAATATATTTATCTTTTGATTGTAAGTCATAATCAGAAGCAAAACGCTTCATATAATCGATACCAACGGCATTTCCTTCGTCCAATAAATTACGACGACAAGCGACCTCACAAGGGCGAACACAAACACGACCACAGATAGCAGGAAGTGGATTGGTTTCTTTTATCAATGCTACTGCATCGCTATATCTTCCTTTTTCTATTAAGGAAATATATCCTTGTACATCAACACCTGCAGGACAAGTTTCGGTACATGGTGCTTTACAATCGGCATAGTGATTACTCAAAATAAGGTCTAAAGCAGTTTTACGAGCTACTTTAATTCCATTACTATCAGTTATAATTTTCATTCCTTCGGTAACTTTGGTAGAGCAGCTGGGCTGATGTCCTCTCATGCCTTCTACTTCCACCACGCAAACATAGCAAGAGCTGAATGGCTCTAAACGTGGGTCGTTACATAAAGTTGGGATTTCGAAACCTTCTCTTTTAGACAGCTGAAGGATGCTTTCTCCCGGATAGGCTTTAACGATTTTTCCGTTGAGTTCTATATTTAATGTCTTTTC from Lentimicrobium sp. L6 includes the following:
- a CDS encoding FAD-dependent oxidoreductase, yielding MEKTLNIELNGKIVKAYPGESILQLSKREGFEIPTLCNDPRLEPFSSCYVCVVEVEGMRGHQPSCSTKVTEGMKIITDSNGIKVARKTALDLILSNHYADCKAPCTETCPAGVDVQGYISLIEKGRYSDAVALIKETNPLPAICGRVCVRPCEVACRRNLLDEGNAVGIDYMKRFASDYDLQSKDKYIPEIAPSTGKRVAVIGAGPGGLSAAHFLQIKGHQVDIYEAAPKSGGWLRYGIPEYRLPNDILDAEVKNITDLGTTIHYNQNLGENLSYQELKMKYDTTILTIGSQKGTLIGCEGDDAQNVFSGIDFLKQMEVTGQKMDFKGKTVAVVGGGNTAMDCCRTAMRCGAEKVYVIYRRTEKEMPANPIEIHESKLEGIEYLFLNNPTKVNKDENGVLKSVNVIKMELGEPDASGRRRPVPIEGSEYELDVDYILAAIGQKTRVNFIDDINKHAGEGELKINRWGDLDAARATLQTGIPNVFAAGDGVSGPATIIEAIAQAQIASRSAHQFMMGEEFSAPEKEFLSKRDNFKPQIAEDYVGRYDKQIREEMPVLETDDRFNFKEVELGYADKDVCNHEANRCLECGCVEYYDCDLKKYATEYDAEQEKYAGEYHEYQVDFRHPFIEIDNNKCILCARCVRICKEVVGANALGLVNRGFDTIVAPSMGESLTDTNCESCGLCISTCPTAAISENFFFKPGPLVEEKAEVICNLCSVGCTLNINHHNEFTMKVTGGEGQINEDGNLCQLAKFGYRYMNDVNRITKPQMKQADGSFKEISFEEAYDIIKGRIESVEADENVFMAGSRLSNEEIYLVQKIARAAAKTNNVGSFSYLNRGGFYGQSANDNVPFNQIKDSNKVYLIGNEIFEKNPVVGYKIQNAFYKNEIDVAVLNPKCCEKLAHKYASLGEVDSYYYFFKAANHYLLSNGLENAMFIDGRTEGFEDYKKAVLAEDYKQLIEKSGIKCVGDLEAFVKEYLHEMNNIIVYSEEDLTAEAAREVYNLALISGKLGKTANGIISLKEKNNSQGIFDMGARPCLLTGGIGAASQEAQDKAKAVWGVDMPKEVNTLKELIKGGKIKNGFIFGEDPVGTTKHDISQGSCMDKMEFKVVQDYFMTETAKRADIILPASFPVETGGSFTNTQKYIQTFEASFAPKVEKTNPVQLIELLAKMGHNGLADLTDVNAEMIKFLPPNKSEEKHQLVYTNEEGNESPFTNSADHIMKRFADEFKAAFE